The nucleotide sequence AACAAATAGTCTGTCTAATCTATTGCCTTTCCAAGGGACTTACGATACACCTTTGACGTAACAAGTCGTTTGGTTTTCGTTCCTATAGGCTCTTGAGTCAGTTTTTATATGAAGCACATGATTATAATAACCTGTTTGATACcaagtttaaaatgtttttttttatttttttttttacaagagaATCAGGGAACAAATTCCTACTTGGGATTAACTCAGCAGCATCTGTCTATAGCATGTATATGACATGATTAATTCAAATCTTATACACCCATCAAAGGATATGACCAACCAGAGGGCATCGACGTTTGTATTCTTACTGTGCATTCGGGAGGTGGACAGGGAGATTTAGAGATTGTCCTATTGGATTTAAATCATTTTACAAACTATACTATATATGCATAACAATTTCTCAGAAGATAATCACATATTAAACTCAAGATAGTCCTTAACTTTCGACGTAACATAACCATGAATATGAACAATAAAGCAACGAGAATGTTGGCAGAATATTCCAGCAAGAAAGATCACGAGGTATTAGTAGGAGACATGCGCACTTGCCACATCATTACATCAGCAGATCTGTTACCATATTACGGTGATGACATCACTTGGTAGTTTCGCTTCTGTTGAACCTTGTGATGTTTAATATATTCTACTGATCTAATAAAATGAGTGTTTGTTTTACCATCTTGAgtaatatgttttatttaaatcaatggctattttccttttttgttggactttgttgtttattttactGATAAAGCACCTGTCTGTGCTTTACATTGGTGTTAATGTCATACACCAAATATAACCATTTACTCTGAGATGGTATAAAGCGTGTACTTATTCATATCAACGAGCCGCGCTTGTGTTGCAGCAATCCATGTATATATGCCTGCAGTTAAATTGCGTGTATATCAAGCCAGTCGTATGCAAGgatttatttctttcattgaaTATTTCGATCTCACCCTGATTAAGTTGAATATCACAGTACCATAAAAAACGATTAGGTATGTGGGAAGACATAAAGAGGCAGCAGATTGCTCATTGATATACTTCGTATTATGTCAGCACTGAAACGTTATATACTACACGATTCAAACATATTGCAATCTCATCGCAAACACACTTCACGAATAATTGATAGTTGTAATATAAGAGGGCAACGTTTGTATATGCAACAACTCTGGTCTGGTTTACAAACGTGTTTTTGCTTGTTGACCTCATTTTCTTCTTCGTTAATTGGCGACAGTGATGGATGCTGTGGCCATGGGAACGGGTGTATGGCAGGAACAAACTTTACATAGTGGTGAAAGAAATTGATGTTCCTAATATTTCCACTGCTTCCAAATTTGCTTGCGACCTTCTCTCATGTTTCAGTGACTCTACAAAAGGTGGCGACCCCTCTTCGATGCATATGCAATGCATATATCGGTTGGTTGATGTATAAGGTACTTTATATCTGTACAAGGAGTAGACCCTATTCTAGGTTTCAGGATTTAGTTAAAGTGTACTTGCTTCCCTTCTAATATGATTGTCATACATATTTGTCATCGTTAACAGGCAGTTCACATTGCACAAGGTGTGCGAAGGCTATGGGGCGTGTTAACGCCGCTGTTATATGTAGATGCTAACAAGCACATCGTGCGAGCGAGAATCTTTTAATAACTCCGAGGTGACTAGAAAAACGGAAATATGGATCGGATCAGACGACTGGCAAGAAATATTTCCCGTCAGCCTACCAGATCGAACCAGTCCACTTCTGTAAGAGCTGAGCCATCCACCCAACAAACACTGACTTTGGAAGGTCCGTATAATCTCGCTCTGATGCAATCATACTATCAAAGACAAATTAAAAACGAATGACGTTACTGATATGTAATCGTATTCTAAATCAATAGCATAAACTTGTATGCAACAGTGGTCTTAATTccttaatattttattgaagtCTTTCAAGTGTTGCAAATTCCCTAATTTCCgtaagaaatgtatatattcttTAATAATTACATACGTGGCAAAGAGGGTGGGGGCGGTTTTTAATGGTCTTTCAACTGAAAAGCATATCCCACTTTAATATGAAGTATTGTTGCATTGATCGAAGTTAATACCGTACGTCACTATTGATTTcattgtttacttttcaatttcattttattcagaaaaaaaagaaatctttcTCACAGAGCTAAAGTCTACGTACAAGGAACGATTTGACGCAGTTCAACCGATCCCTTATATCAAAGATAGACTCTACTGTGTAGATAAAGTATTTGTTGAGGGCAGCATTGAGGGTTTCATCGAGAAGCGAACCCCCTTCTCGCCCGAAGGATCATGGAAACGTTTGGCGTcatataatcatattttcaCTGATCCGCGTATTAAATCAGTACGTCGAATTATAGTGGGTGAACCAGGGTACGGTAAATCAACCCTTACCCTTCAGTTAGCCTATGACTGGTGTAACGGTGTTAAGGAATCCCCTTTCTCTGATGCAGATGTGTTAATTCTACTACGACTGAGACAGCTGGGTAATGTGAAGTCCATTTACAGGGCGATCAAACTGTTTCTACTTCCTAACGAGCCCCGTGTGAAACAATCTGACATTAGAGCTATTCTGGAAGGCTGCCATAGAGTTAAAGTTCTCCTGGATGGCTATGACGAGTATCCTGAAAGAGATCAAACCACAGGAAGTGACGTAGATCAGATCGTCAGATTAGAGAAGTTTCGAAAATTTGAAGTTACCTTGACGACCAGGTCTCTACCAAAACACTTTGACAAGTCAGAAACCAAACTAGTCAAGTTAAAAGGTTTTGATGAAACTGCGCGTGATCAGTACATTCGCAAAGCCATCGCTggagacaaaaatgaaaagtcTATTGATAAAATTAAACAAGGTTTGAAAGGAAATCCAATTCTTGACGATCTCTGCCAAGTTCCTCTATTCTTCGTTACGTTCGCTCACATGACTGATGAAAGAAGAGACTTTCAGAAATTTAAGTCTGTTACGGAGTTTTTCATCTACATGATGAAATGTTTCCACAGTCACACCAGAAACAAGGCAGCGGAACGTAACGTTATGACCTATGAAGTAGAGTTCGAGTCTAAACATGGTGAACTTGATAAAATAGCATTTGAAGGTCTCAATAGTGAGTATCAACAGATTGTGTGGGGAAAAGATGCGTTCTGTAAACGAGTTGGTCTAGCGTTTTATGATCACTATATCCGTGTTGGTATTTTAGTAGAGGAAAAGGTCGTTGATATTCCCGATGGAGAAACTCGTGGTGATAGCATTAATACCAAGATTGAAGTAAGCTTCTACCATAAACTATTCTGTGAGTGGTTTGCATCATTTAGGGTCGCGGATATCGCTGCTAATGTGAAGCGTTCAGCCGAATTAGAAAAAACTCTGGGTAAGATGGATCCATTTGACCTCCAGTATGTCTTTCGATTCGCATGTGGACTAAGCCGCACAGCTGCTCGTAACATTATAGAATATTTGAAGAAGAGAAAAGATTGTGATAAGTTTGCAATCCTCTGCATCTTGGAACAAAATGGAGACATTGAGGAGATCCGGAAGACTATTACAGAGCTCTGTGCTGACGATGTTGCTATCAGTTACGATGACAACAACTTACTACAAAGGTCTACCGTACAGCTGTTACAGATAGCATCAAGTCATGACGTACGTATTATCGAGGATACTCATTCCTTAGtattttttgatatgttattgtCTTGTTAAATACTTGACGAACCTCCTTATGTACATCAGTTCCAATCATGTGAAACATATTACTACAACCCCACTCTGGTAAATAAGACCAACTAACCATTTCCCGTCATGAATAATACCGAAGCACGTGATTTATTATAAGTATAAACACattttaatcatgttttttaatttgttatgtaGATTgaccaaaattaaaaataaatacagtttttgtcttttttgacATATAACAGTATAGTGTACGGTTCATGCATGCTGATGCAATCAGCTTGCTGTTTCACTACGCAGTAATTTAGGACTGAATAACATTTTAACCCGTCGCGATAAACTCATTTATAATCCATTTGCCTATATTAAGATACCTATGAAAGGTTGCATCTTTCTACTCAGTAATGTGTTGCCTGCTGTCGCACTAAATGTAgaataaactttgtttttcatattgtaTCTTACTTTGTTTCTACCACTTATGTTACGCATAGCTTGTACTCCCCAGCATGATTTTTCCCTTGTTGACTTACTAAATGTATAAGAATCTAAACTTAAAATTCCATACCTCGTGAGATGACTCAGAGAACCATCTCTAGCGTGTAATTTATTTGGTTAGTCCTTCGTGTTACCTACCTTGTTTTAGTCAATATTTTACTCAAAACGTGAATTCGGACAGGAAACGCTACTACTCATTGCTCAGTAGACTATTTACTGCCTATTAGAAACACCTGGTTATATTTAAATTAACACTACTACAATAATGTAACAGGTGTTGGTATTTCAGTCATTCAGCTTGCCGCATCATACCAAGCGAATCAACAATTACAACATAGGCCTAACGGTTCTTTGATTGCGAGTTTTTATATTGACATACACATTTATGTCATGTCTTCGCATATTTATTCATCAAAGCTGCTTTAGGAATCAGTCTAATAAAACAATATTACTTTCAAGGTAAGTTTAATTTTTGCTAGTGCGAATTGTGTACCGGAAATGTGAATGGTTAGGCCTAGGTCTAGGCttaacaggtttttttttatatattttttttcgacatTATGTCGGACCTTATCACTGGACTTAAAACATAGCTGAAGGCTTATTTAAATAACTTGTGttaaagaatatttttttttagaataatTATTAGTTCGACACTAAACCATACGTATAAATGTTACATATCGGTAATGGTCCAGCATTCCGATAGCCGAATTAGCCTGGTAGTGATAATGACTTTGGTCCTGCGGTCATGTTGAGAGTGGTCACAGTACATGGATTAGGGAAAATGTCACTCACTTTCAGCATAGACATTAACTGACGCAAAAGTAGTTCATTGTTTATTATTGTCAAACGATATTTCAGCCTGTTGAATGAATATCGCCCGAACGGTGTGGAAAACGTCCTTAGGGTACTGATTTCGGTGTTAGTGGAATATGTCAGAATCCACTTTTGGCATCCGGTATTGAAAATATATTAGTTCCATTCAGCTGTGCCAGTGTAGGTTCAACGGCTGGCAATGTGTGTTTTTTCCTACACACGCCTTTATTCAGCTTGACTCGATCTACACAAATGTTCACCTTCCCATGAGTTTTTGGTACGACAACTATTACTGCGCATGTTCCGAccttggatatatatatatatatatatatatatatatatatatacaatatatatatatgtgtgtgtatatatatatatatgtacatatatataggtatatatatatatatatatacgcataatatgtaccttaggtcgactgTTTATGATaaaaagtgtaccttaggtcaacagtgtaccttaggtcgacatttcagtgtcgacctaatgttttcactaccattttaagacactttATTATCgtcgcaaatagctttataatgttctccgtcctctaaaacgttcatttaaaagttttggttagggtcggttcagggttagggttagaaaaaagggttagggttaaattaaatttagtgtgtaagtcaatgtaactgtcgacctaaggtaggatccatagttatatatatatatatatatatatatatatatatatatatatatatatatatatatatatatatatatatatatatatattccctttGTGCTTTTGCGGTGTGAGGTCTGTTTCGAACTGTTTTTATATTTGATGACGCCCCTATATCATCCTTAATATGGAGTAGTGACTGCtactgttttaaaaaaaaaagacaatgcGGTTTCTTagcatttcatattttaaggaaCTGTAACTACAATTTTCAATCAGGCTGTAGAGGGCAGTAATAAAGTCATCTGCAAATTTGTCCTCTTTGTGATATCTTAATTGGGCCCGTTCGAAAATAACATTTCTTTTGCCAAGGAAGTGAGAGTTGTACTTATCTTTTACCAACTTGCATTTTTTTACCGTCGTCTGTACTCAGACAAGGTAGGCCTCTCTGTGTGACACAGCTTTATGTATATGCACACTTTAGCTCAATTTCCTTTCAATTTTATTGTATTTAGGGACACTGGTGCTCCCTCTTTAATGCGTGGTCCGCCTTTCTCCCTGCAGGGAGTTCTTATTACCGGGTGTagttatttgtttattgatCGTGAATCACCTCAAACGCTGCCTACTTACTATACGTTCATACCGTTCGGGCTTTAGTCTTGTGGAATGCGGTCTACACTTGCATATATTAATACTGAGGATGCTATTTTATTAAGCCACGAAAAACTGTATTCACATCTTAAACATACAAATTTGGGTCATTCTGCTACAGTTATGTTTTTTTATCTGCTTTTAACACTATTCAGCCCCATATTTTAgtcaataaattattaaaaatgaatgTACGCCTTGCAATTTTTGGGTGGATTTTTAATTATCTCTAGGTCtcccaattttattttttaaaaagatGTTTAAACCTACACTAAACACCATGCATAcggtaattgttattgttttatataggctacatatatatgtatagatgtaGTAGAGTcagtttctttatttgttttccctttcttccgCCATTCCCTAGCAAGTTCCCTCTCCTTTTCCAAGCCACTGTTGTTTCCCTTAGGCGCCATATTGTTATTGCGTTGAGGTTTGTGTACCTATTCAATTCACAACGTGTGCGTTGTGTGTCCGTACAGTGTGAGTTCGTTACAGTGTGTGTTCCGAAGGCAATTCGTACCGAGTATCACAGATGGTTTGAAATTGAGGGGGTTATTGTGGCATGGCTGAGATGCTGAAGGGAAGATGGGCTCTAGAACGAACTTTCGGAACACCCTATAGCAAAGTACGGTTTTAGTATCATTCTTATTATACTCTCTGTATACATCGGATGCAAGGGCAACTCATGAAAATGCTAGTTATTTTAAACTGCAGATGCCTTATTGGGTTTGATGACACAATATGATGATACAGCCAATCTAGAACATATAAATTACTTTGTTAATTATTGTGGGCAAAATTGTCTAGAACTCAGTATTAGTAAGACAAAAGAAATGGTGATTCATATTCGGAAGCCCAAAAGGGTATTAAATTATGTCATTATTAAAGGTGTTCTCTCGAAGTGATAGGATGAGGCTAGTGCAAATAGGCAACCCTTATTTTTTATACCACAATGTATAACACTTCATAATTTCAATTTGAAACGCTCCTATACCAATGTGCATTGTTTGTATACGTCCTGCTTAGTTTATTTGTTCTTGCCCTTTTGTAACTTCTTAGTATATTCGTATTTGTGTAATACTGCTTTATACGAGCATTCTGCTACCCTTTGTTGGTTTAATAaagtttatcttatcttatcttatacTCCATGCTGTCTCGTACTTAGTGCGAACTGGTTCGTTTTCCTCTTTTATTGGTGAAAAACAACACGTAGTCTACCACGGCTTGTGTCGTTTGATTACTTCTGACACCATGTATTACTGGCGAGCGATATGTTCGCTTTCAAACAGAGACTCGGCACATATTCTACggtgtaatgtaatgtaatgtaaataaaatcttatatagcgcactacgcgcgatgcatctgtgcgctttacaaacaatctagaaaatacaatgccataaaacagtaaaagtaaaaacagtaaatacagtaAATACAAAATACCAACTACAGAAATAAACAGGactatgagatcgaaaaactattaaaagtactgGTGCAGcgaaaagcgataaaacagattgactacaaaaacTACAATatgaatgctaaaaagtgaaaaatcCAATTGAAATTAGAACCTAAAAGaccaacacgacagaacaatataaaacagatataaacaggaatatgagatcgaaaaactattaaaagcacTGGTGAAGCGTAAAGCGATATAACAGAATGattacaaaatctacaatttgaatgctaaaaagtgaaaattccaattgaagtaagaacctaaaaaccaacacgacagaacaacataaaatctaaaaaatccTAGAAACCATCATTTGTAGTGCTCTTGAAAGAGATGCGTTTTAAGGTGTGACTTGAAGGAGGTGAAGTTCGTGATCATCCGAATTCCGGGAGGCAGCTCGTTCCAAAGATCAGGTGCGGCGACCGAGAATGCTGTAGGGCCATAGTGCTTCTTGTTATTGGTGTTGCGCGGAACGAGAGTGAACGGCTTAGAGCGAAGGGCGCGTTTGGGTACCCGAGGTGTGATCAGCTCAGACAGGTAAGACGGTGCCATTCCGTGTATGCATTTAAATGCAgtaattaaaattttgaatgtTATGCGTTGGTGTATAGGTAGCCAATGTAGATCATAGAGGATAGGAGTGATATGTTCGTGACGTCGTGAACGAGTGATCATGCGAGCGGCTGCGTTTTGGATAGTCTGTAGAGGATGAAGTGCAGTTTTAGAAAGACCGTTCAGAAGAGCATTACAATAGTCAAGACGGGATGTAATAAAAGCATGAACTAAGCGTTCTGTGAGGGTACGGTTTAAAAGGCGACGAATTCGACCAATCTTCCATAATCCGAATGAAGCCGAtttgcatatttgattgatgttCTCGTCCATGAGGCCAGATTGATCGAAATATACTCCTAAGTTGCGAACTAGTGGTACCGATGAAACTTCGGAAGATCCTACACGAAGCGATTCTAGTTTATTAGAGGCTTTAAATTTAGAAGTGAAATGAATAACCTCAGTCTTGCTGTCGTTTAGTACCAGTAGATTCTCTCTCATCCAGACTCTTATCTCATCGATACATGCTTCGATTCTAGATTGAGCGTCGCTCTTGCGTTTGAAAGCGATGTATAGCTGGGTGTCGTCTGCAAATAACATGGGTTCCAATCCGTGACGAATGATGATCTCCTCGAGTGGCGCCGTGTAGAGGATGAAGAGTATTGGTCCCAGCGTTGTTCCTTGCGGGACGCCACAAATGGGTGTGGTCTCGTCTGATTTGTTGGACGCAACTGCAACGTACTGCTTCCTGTCTTTTAGGTACGAACTGAACCAGTCCAAGACGGTACCAGTGAAACCAAAGGTGAACTCAAGACGATGTAGTAGGATATTGTGATCAATGGTTTCGAAAGCGGCACTCAAGTCCAAAAGTAGCAATAACACGTCCAGTTTCTTATCTAGGGCCAGCATTATGTCGTTATGGACACGTATTAGTGCGGTCTCGGTACTGTGGTTCACCC is from Apostichopus japonicus isolate 1M-3 chromosome 16, ASM3797524v1, whole genome shotgun sequence and encodes:
- the LOC139983475 gene encoding uncharacterized protein, translated to MDRIRRLARNISRQPTRSNQSTSVRAEPSTQQTLTLEEKKEIFLTELKSTYKERFDAVQPIPYIKDRLYCVDKVFVEGSIEGFIEKRTPFSPEGSWKRLASYNHIFTDPRIKSVRRIIVGEPGYGKSTLTLQLAYDWCNGVKESPFSDADVLILLRLRQLGNVKSIYRAIKLFLLPNEPRVKQSDIRAILEGCHRVKVLLDGYDEYPERDQTTGSDVDQIVRLEKFRKFEVTLTTRSLPKHFDKSETKLVKLKGFDETARDQYIRKAIAGDKNEKSIDKIKQGLKGNPILDDLCQVPLFFVTFAHMTDERRDFQKFKSVTEFFIYMMKCFHSHTRNKAAERNVMTYEVEFESKHGELDKIAFEGLNSEYQQIVWGKDAFCKRVGLAFYDHYIRVGILVEEKVVDIPDGETRGDSINTKIEVSFYHKLFCEWFASFRVADIAANVKRSAELEKTLGKMDPFDLQYVFRFACGLSRTAARNIIEYLKKRKDCDKFAILCILEQNGDIEEIRKTITELCADDVAISYDDNNLLQRSTVQLLQIASSHDIPIPDLKLEWSFSKVVNNTIILKSGIALPRLSSLEKLLVNEDQSELTEDDIVGLLNYVLPAKKFRILWFTNCTLPASIRPEKIPEELKRKNVKVFWSCRACHLDLQSGQWKKPDDVQTIAEMCSQDIAINCKDHVSVHKSVIELLQKASRNNIPIDNVDIGCSFHKIDKDGDIILSSGVSLPIVSSLEGMLLQTEEGREMNEREVNGIFNYVNHSKIFKALQFHHCLLPRALFRLQSKSITVVWMPYGYSGVTYILNIQSGRWTLASERHILFPTKPIREELTDVEYRQEVKSFRHRYRNTTWQQTWIVSRGKRNLETELEDDDTLPSTVYTDSNI